From the Lathyrus oleraceus cultivar Zhongwan6 chromosome 4, CAAS_Psat_ZW6_1.0, whole genome shotgun sequence genome, one window contains:
- the LOC127076406 gene encoding uncharacterized protein LOC127076406 translates to MAMQPFDPYYMYQPDERSNINTLFVSGLPDDVKAREIHNLFRRRPGFDSCQLKYTGRANQVVAFATFFNNQAAMAALHDLNGVKFDPQSGSVLHIELARSNSRRKRKIGGGAYVVIDKRSKGEANVQGASSDDGESDADEPSENGSNHGDIATTQSGDAVVGSDNRVPGAREQHGKGGGDVGPCSTLFIANLGPNCTEDELKQAFSVHAGFNLVKMRSRGGMPVAFADFEEVDQAVKVMEELQGTTLPSSDRGGMHIEYARSRMRKKR, encoded by the exons ATGGCTATGCAACCGTTCGATCCGTATTACATGTACCAGCCAGATGAACGGAGCAACATCAACACGCTCTTCGTCTCCGGGCTCCCAGACGACGTGAAGGCGCGTGAGATTCACAACCTCTTCCGCCGACGCCCTGGATTTGACTCTTGCCAACTCAAGTATACCGGCCGTGCTAACCAG GTTGTTGCATTTGCTACGTTTTTCAATAATCAAGCAGCTATGGCAGCGTTGCACGACCTAAAT GGTGTGAAATTTGATCCTCAATCTGGGTCCGTCTTACATATTGAACTTGCCAGGTCAAACTCTAGGAGGAAGCGAAAAATAG GTGGTGGAGCCTATGTGGTTATAGATAAAAGGTCAAAAGGGGAAGCCAATGTTCAGGGAGCCTCAAGTGATGATG GTGAAAGTGATGCTGATGAACCATCAGAAAATGGAAGCAACCATGGTGATATAGCAACTACCCAAAG TGGCGATGCTGTGGTTGGTTCTGACAATCGTGTACCTGGAGCAAGG GAGCAACATGGAAAGGGTGGTGGTGATGTAGGACCATGTTCCACTCTTTTTATTGCAAATCTTGGTCCAAACTGCACTGAGGATGAATTAAAGCAAGCTTTTTCTGT GCATGCTGGATTCAACTTGGTCAAAATGCGTTCAAGAGGAGGAATGCCTGTAGCATTTGCTGATTTTGAG GAAGTTGATCAAGCTGTTAAGGTCATGGAAGAGCTTCAGGGAACCACGCTTCCATCATCAGATCGGGGTGGCATGCATATAGA ATATGCACGGTCTAGAATGAGGAAGAAGCGGTAG